Proteins encoded within one genomic window of Eleutherodactylus coqui strain aEleCoq1 chromosome 1, aEleCoq1.hap1, whole genome shotgun sequence:
- the PREB gene encoding guanine nucleotide-exchange factor SEC12, which yields MGRRRHPDLYCAPFPLYAVRFHRDTGTVVTGGGGGASKTGIKNALHLLQLERISGRLSASLLHAHDTDTRATMNLALTGDALAAGQDATCHVLRYQHRQKEQRNDETGISDRGARKRKPSKSNAEASAGGTKNETPEISLRSVTVVQTDFSPDNLQKALCFTADSTKLLTGGADGCVRVWEFPGMKKLFDFKAHKGEIEDIAVSPDNKVVTVGQDFRCCLWESDQLLAELSWNENLPHLPEKMYKYRACRFGKVLDQQTSLRLYTVQIPHKRERRPPPCYITKWDGQSFLPLLTEPCGNEVISCLAVSDCGTFLGLGSVTGSVAIYISFSLQKLYYVQEAHGIVVTDLAFFPDTTQGRALRGDNEAAMLSVAVDSRCKLHVLPNRRTYPLWLLIVLCAALAVGAIILLQNTFPDFF from the exons ATGGGCCGCCGCCGGCACCCCGACCTGTACTGCGCTCCCTTCCCCCTCTACGCCGTGCGCTTCCACCGGGACACGGGGACGGTGGTCACTGGCGGTGGGGGCGGAGCCTCTAAGACCGGCATTAAGAATGCCCTG CACCTCCTACAACTGGAGCGGATCTCCGGCCGGCTCAGCGCCTCGCTGCTCCACGCCCACGACACGGACACCAGGGCCACCATGAACCTGGCGCTGACCGGAGACGCACTCGCCGCCGGCCAGGACGCCACCTGCCACGTCCTGCGATACCAGCACCGCCAGAAGGAGCAGCGCAACGACGAGACCG GGATCAGTGATCGGGGAGCAAGAAAGAGGAAACCTTCCAAGAGTAACGCGGAGGCCTCAGCGGGGGGCACTAAGAACGAGACCCCGGAGATCTCCCTGCGCTCGGTGACGGTGGTGCAGACTGACTTCAGTCCGGACAATCTACAGAAGGCGCTGTGCTTTACCGCGGACTCTACCAAGCTGCTGACCGGGGGAGCCGATGGCTGTGTGCGCGTGTGGGAG TTTCCGGGAATGAAGAAACTTTTTGATTTCAAAGCGCATAAAGGAGAAATTGAAGACATCGCCGTGAGCCCCGACAATAAG GTGGTGACGGTCGGGCAGGATTTCCGCTGCTGTCTCTGGGAGTCGGACCAACTTCTGGCCGAGCTGAGCTGGAATGAGAATCTGCCCCACTTACCGGAGAAGATGTATAAGTACCGGGCGTGCCG GTTCGGGAAGGTGCTGGACCAGCAGACAAGCCTCCGTCTCTACACCGTGCAGATCCCCCATAAGCGAGAACGTCGCCCCCCGCCATGTTACATCACCAAGTGGGACGGGCAGAGCTTCCTGCCGCTCCTCACCGAGCCGTGTGGTAATGAGGTCATCTCCTGCCTGGCTGTGAG TGACTGCGGGACGTTCCTGGGTCTGGGCTCCGTCACCGGCTCTGTTGCCATCTACATTTCCTTCTCTCTTCAG AAGCTGTACTACGTGCAGGAGGCGCACGGCATTGTGGTCACAGACTTGGCCTTCTTCCCGGACACAACGCAAGGACGGGCTCTACGCGGTGACAATGAGGCGGCCATGCTGAGCGTGGCGGTGGACAGTCGCTGTAAACTACATGTGCTGCCCAACAGAC GCACCTACCCCCTGTGGCTGCTGATCGTCCTGTGTGCAGCGCTGGCCGTCGGCGCCATCATTCTGCTCCAGAACACATTTCCAGACTTCTTCTAG